Proteins from a genomic interval of Triplophysa dalaica isolate WHDGS20190420 chromosome 13, ASM1584641v1, whole genome shotgun sequence:
- the akirin2 gene encoding akirin-2, whose product MACGATLKRTLDFDPLMNPASPKRRRCAPMSPSTSSGSPQKYLRMEPSPFGAVSSVLTTEQILSNIKQEYKRMQKRRHLESSFQPTDTCCPIDSQPQTSISNTIPGSSGSASPSRREQPLFTLKQVGMICERLLKEREEKVREEYDEILTTKLAEQYDAFVKFTHDQLMRRFGEQPASYVS is encoded by the exons ATGGCATGCGGAGCCACTCTGAAACGGACTCTGGATTTTGATCCTCTTATGAACCCGGCGTCTCCGAAGAGGAGGAGATGTGCGCCTATGTCCCCTTCCACCTCCAGCGGATCTCCGCAGAAATACCTGCGCATGGAGCCGTCGCCCTTCGGCGCAGTGTCTTCAGTCCTTACCACAG agcAAATCCTGAGTAACATCAAGCAGGAGTACAAGCGCATGCAGAAGAGAAGACATCTGGAGAGCAGTTTCCAGCCGACAGACACCTGCTGCCCCATCGATTCCCAGCCACAAACCTCCATCAGCAACACAATACCAG GTTCTTCTGGATCGGCGTCTCCCTCCAGGCGGGAGCAGCCGTTATTCACGCTGAAGCAGGTGGGAATGATCTGCGAGCGTCTGCTGAAGGAGCGTGAGGAGAAGGTCCGAGAGGAGTATGACGAGATCTTGACCACCAAACTTGCAG aACAATATGATGCATTCGTGAAGTTCACTCATGACCAGCTGATGAGGAGATTCGGGGAGCAGCCCGCAAGCT ATGTGTCCTGA
- the LOC130434489 gene encoding selection and upkeep of intraepithelial T-cells protein 1-like, whose protein sequence is MSFPSRGSRMMNVMRFFSVKGVVGQIVGRLGSTVSLPCWISPPLNAERLEIRWYRPEGFNTPVLFYSDGKMQEVWEERYRNCSCLSRRSSQSDGLKDGDVSLRLENVTVQDDGLFYCYSVDDKHMNISCRSSSWFPEPNVMWMSDRRRFLSAGGHSHSRGADGTLSVHRSLSLTLHRCSVFCPSTVEMRELDIHNTVTSSRSDGPWKTLYHFCHFCYFYFGSVWIHRL, encoded by the exons ATGTCTTTTCCCAGCAGAGGATCTCGAATGATGAACGTTATGAGG TTCTTCTCTGTGAAGGGTGTTGTGGGTCAGATTGTGGGTCGGTTGGGCTCTACGGTCTCTCTGCCCTGCTGGATCTCTCCTCCACTGAACGCTGAACGTCTGGAGATTCGCTGGTATCGTCCTGAAGGCTTCAACACTCCTGTTCTCTTCTACAGTGATGGGAAGATGCAGGAAGTTTGGGAGGAACGGTACAGGAACTGCAGCTGTCTATCCCGACGCTCCTCTCAGTCTGATGGACTGAAGGATGGAGACGTGTCTCTGCGTTTGGAGAATGTCACAGTTCAGGATGATGGTCTGTTTTACTGTTAT TCTGTGGAtgacaaacacatgaacatcaGCTGTAGATCCAGCAGCTGGTTTCCAGAGCCGAACGTCATGTGGATGTCAGACAGAAGAAGGTTTCTCTCTGCTGGAGGTCATTCTCACAGCCGTGGAGCTGATGGGACGTTGTCTGTCCacaggtctctctctctgacactcCACAGGTGTTCTGTCTTCTGTCCCTCAACAGTGGAGATGAGAGAGCTGGATATACACAACACAGTCACTTCTTCACGTTCAG ACGGTCCATGGAAGACACTTTatcacttttgtcatttttgctatTTCTATTTTGGGTCTGTTTGGATTCATCGTTTATAA